In the Hordeum vulgare subsp. vulgare chromosome 7H, MorexV3_pseudomolecules_assembly, whole genome shotgun sequence genome, one interval contains:
- the LOC123408356 gene encoding transcription factor bHLH110-like: MNYSDGSFFPSWPGNSASENYSFVDGSVESYTEEGSMPTTGYFRARSNQNLTFDEHEQNPAMLANGCLPYNTQTDLLSGEILSDDKPSNSLVELSQLQNNVCLQNNLIPPGTLQCTSTPGTFDLQLDTPGLLELPHALSSSIESNGSEVSAFLADVQAVSSASTLCSTFQNVPSYMEPVSLEAFSFQGMQNAAMFNNASHSNGNLSVFDEATMASLHDSKEFLNGSISSLGTGQQSQLAGGGLKAEQQEQNTMCNIPLPSFVSASQMAVSEAQGALIPSKTTSITHNNKSEYPIPISHSADVQHKANSGNGNSASAKPRARARRGQATDPHSIAERLRREKISERMKNLQDLVPNSNKADKSSMLDEIIDYVKFLQLQVKVLSMSRLGAPGAVLPLLAESQTEGRSNSPLSSPTTSQGLLDVAGPEDSLVFEQEVIKLMETSITNAMQYLQNKGLCLMPIALASAISNQKGTSAAAIPPER, from the exons ATGAACTACTCTGATGGTTCTTTCTTTCCTTCATGGCCTGGCAATTCCGCTTCTGAGAACTATAGCTTCGTTGATGGTTCAGTGGAATCATATACAGAAGAAGGAAGTATGCCAACTACAGGCTATTTCAGAGCTAGATCAAATCAGAATTTAACATTTGATGAGCATGAACAGAACCCTGCTATGCTTGCAAATGGATGCTTGCCATACAACACTCAGACTGATCTATTATCTGGCGAGATTCTATCAGACGACAAGCCTTCAAACAGCCTTGTGGAGCTTTCACAACTTCAGAACAATGTCTGTCTGCAAAATAATTTAATTCCCCCAGGGACTCTTCAGTGCACTTCAACACCTGGAACTTTTGACCTGCAGTTGGATACCCCTGGCCTTCTGGAACTACCTCATGCCTTGTCCAGTTCAATTGAAAGCAATGGTAGTGAAGTTTCAGCTTTTCTTGCTGATGTACAAGCTGTTTCTTCAGCCTCGACTCTGTGTTCCACATTTCAAAATGTTCCTTCCTACATGGAACCAGTAAGCCTAGAAGCTTTCAGTTTTCAAGGGATGCAAAATGCTGCTATGTTCAACAATGCAAGTCATTCAAATGGGAACCTGTCAGTATTTGATGAGGCAACCATGGCATCACTACAT GATAGCAAAGAGTTTCTCAATGGTAGCATCTCATCTCTTGGTACCGGCCAGCAATCACAACTAGCTGGTGGTGGTTTGAAGGCTGAACAACAG GAGCAAAATACAATGTGCAATATTCCGCTCCCTTCTTTCGTTTCTGCTAGTCAGATGGCAGTGAGTGAAGCACAAGGGGCACTGATTCCTTCAAAG ACAACATCAATAACCCATAACAATAAAAGTGAGTACCCTATCCCTATCAGCCATTCTGCTGATGTGCAGCATAAGGCAAATTCAGGTAATGGAAATAGTGCCAGTGCTAAACCACGAGCAAGAGCTCGACGTGGACAGGCAACTGACCCTCATAGTATTGCTGAACGG CTTCGCAGAGAGAAGATCTCAGAGAGGATGAAAAATCTCCAAGACCTTGTACCAAACTCAAATAAG GCAGATAAGTCATCAATGCTCGATGAAATAATTGATTATGTgaaatttcttcagcttcaggtgaAG GTCTTAAGCATGAGTAGGCTAGGAGCTCCTGGGGCAGTTCTTCCCCTCCTCGCAGAATCTCAGACTGAG GGCCGTAGCAATTCACCTCTATCATCTCCAACCACCTCACAAGGGCTACTGGACGTAGCAGGCCCAGAAGATAGCTTGGTGTTTGAGCAAGAAGTTATAAAGCTGATGGAAACAAGCATCACCAACGCAATGCAGTACCTTCAGAACAAGGGCCTCTGCCTGATGCCTATCGCTCTTGCTTCAGCCATATCCAACCAGAAAGGCACTTCTGCAGCTGCAATCCCTCCTGAAAGGTGA